The stretch of DNA TGAGCCGTCGGGTAATAGCCATACCCGGAATTGCTCGCCAAAGCCTGTGGCATACCGCAGATGGCGTTGGATTCGAATTGGCAGTAAAGGCTCATGCCCCAATGCATGGTCGATTGGGCAAAATCGTTTTCTGTGTTGATCCAGCCAATTTCGGTATCGAGATACTTCGTAAACTGCTTCTCGATAGAAAGACGCGTGAAACGGATCGTCTCGCCCGAGCCGAAAATCTGCTGCGGACTGTTGAGCGCTGGAAGCGTGTTAACGATACCTAACCCCGCACGCTCGGTGAGCAAAATATGGAAAACGCCGAAATCATGGCCCGTCAGTTGCGCGAAATTGATATCCGCACCTAGCCCAACTTCATGCGCGTAACGCACGGCCTGCGTGCGGCCGCCAACCGGATTGCCAGCGGAGTCCTGCAAATAATGCCCTTGCAGCGCAATACCCATATTTTGCAGATGGGTGCGCAAACCGCCCCAATCGCCCGTCATGGTGCTCTGCTTGAGCCAATCATTGAAACTGGCGGGGAACCAATTGGATGGCGGCGCCGGTGGCGGTGGTGGCGTCGGTTTGCCCATGCTGACATCGGAACGATCATAGGGATCGCCGAATTGCATAGGAGGCCCGCCGCTTTTCTTCAAAGCGTTGACAGGCTCGGCCTGGCCGGTCGCTTGGTTCCTTGTTTGATTGGTGCCTTGGTTTTCAGTCGGGCTGACGCCTGCTTGTGCATGACCGGGAGACATGCAGAGCGTGGAAGTCGCTGCAAGCGTCATCGCAAAAGTTGTGGTCAGCCGTTTCCGTCTCAAAGGCGCGCACCTCCA from Kozakia baliensis encodes:
- a CDS encoding carbohydrate porin → MTLAATSTLCMSPGHAQAGVSPTENQGTNQTRNQATGQAEPVNALKKSGGPPMQFGDPYDRSDVSMGKPTPPPPPAPPSNWFPASFNDWLKQSTMTGDWGGLRTHLQNMGIALQGHYLQDSAGNPVGGRTQAVRYAHEVGLGADINFAQLTGHDFGVFHILLTERAGLGIVNTLPALNSPQQIFGSGETIRFTRLSIEKQFTKYLDTEIGWINTENDFAQSTMHWGMSLYCQFESNAICGMPQALASNSGYGYYPTAHPGAFVKLFPFGNDRFLVSAGIYNADPTISNTGYAWKMWLHESTGAYLPFQIGWHLGGTDTSGQLPTNLKIGGYWDTSEVNNVFGQLAGFETKGVDLGNLPIEKIRGRYGGWFEGDQMLQRDKADPNRGTVAFLSIIWGDPRTAIAPYFVTWGVVRKGTFPHRPNDTFSIGGKFNMVNRKLTNYVGALQGAGYQGLLKPSEEHAGEINYGWRPSPWLTIRPGLQYIWHPGGTHRYKNALLIDFETGVTF